In the Dioscorea cayenensis subsp. rotundata cultivar TDr96_F1 chromosome 12, TDr96_F1_v2_PseudoChromosome.rev07_lg8_w22 25.fasta, whole genome shotgun sequence genome, one interval contains:
- the LOC120272976 gene encoding LOW QUALITY PROTEIN: protein PLASTID TRANSCRIPTIONALLY ACTIVE 16, chloroplastic (The sequence of the model RefSeq protein was modified relative to this genomic sequence to represent the inferred CDS: inserted 2 bases in 1 codon; deleted 1 base in 1 codon), whose product MAPAITYNSFHLVSSPRSKPNHANVSRKSIILSAAKQNAFSFGRRQKKSEDESQSTEQTKPNNGFFFDFGKIPDPKSLVPIVSSPSTSMFGGRRKDPDTVFVAGATGQAGVRIVQSLLRQGFSVRAGVPDLPSAQELARLASTYKIISSAESKRLNAVESTFNSGLESIAKAIGPAAKVVVTIGPTENGPLGEVTTNNALEVILAAQLSKVDHVAVVYDSVTGVSSASSGNVIDGITTFFSNLFSGSQSLTLSEFLNKIVETDVSYTLIKTKLTEDFSADSSYGLVVSNEGSSTTEFKVSRTQIAKLVADVFSNTSISENKVVEVSASPSAPSKSITEIFSAIREDGRRKAYAEAVAKANAEEALIAAERARETEDAAKKLKEEVKKASTKEFQADSIAKEAQEKAAASLNDILNKAKDFSGDFSWDNLSSKFAAAVPQKSEEEQQKTQIATVRGSARARKLTPKKAVVKQTTPKPKPNTNXPTPTPEVRKVLGGLFKQETIYIDDE is encoded by the exons ATGGCACCTGCAATCACCTACAATTCTTTCCACCTCGTTTCCAGTCCTCGCTCAAAGCCCAACCACGCTAATGTCTCACGGAAGAGCATAATATTATCTGCAGCCAAACAGAACGCTTTCAGTTTCGGAAGGCGGCAAAAGAAGTCCGAAGATGAATCTCAATCCACCGAACAAACAAAACCCAACAACggtttcttctttgattttggTAAGATTCCAGACCCAAAATCTCTGGTGCCAATTGTCTCTTCCCCATCAACATCAATGTTTGGAGGCAGACGGAAGGATCCTGACACCGTCTTCGTCGCTGGAGCCACCGGACAAGCAGGAGTTCGCATTGTCCAGTCACTCTTACGCCAAGGCTTTTCAGTTAGAGCTGGAGTTCCTGACCTTCCTTCTGCTCAAGAACTTGCCCGTCTTGCTTCAACTTATAAG ATCATCTCTTCAGCTGAATCCAAACGATTGAATGCAGTCGAGTCTACATTTAACAGTGGACTTGAGTCCATCGCGAAGGCCATTGGTCCTGCAGCGAAGGTGGTGGTCACTATAGGTCCGACAGAGAATGGGCCATTAGGTGAAGTGACCACCAACAATGCCCTGGAGGTTATCCTTGCAGCGCAGCTCAGCAAGGTCGATCATGTTGCGGTTGTTTATGACTCGGTGACTGGAGTTTCCAGTGCTTCATCAGGCAATGTGATTGATGGGATCACCACCTTCTTTTCTAACCTCTTCTCTGGCTCACAGTCACTGACGCTTAGTGAGTTCTTGAATAAGATTGTTGAGACTGACGTGAGTTACACTCTCATCAAGACCAAGCTCACTGAAGACTTCTCCGCTGATAGCTCTTATGGCCTTGTTGTGTCTAATGAGGGTAGTAGCACCACCGAGTTCAAG GTGTCCAGAACACAGATTGCAAAACTGGTGGCTGATGTTTTCTCCAACACTTCCATTTCAGAGAACAAG GTGGTTGAGGTTTCAGCTAGTCCTTCAGCG CCTTCTAAATCAATAACTGAAATTTTCAG TGCCATCCGTGAAGATGGACGGAGAAAAGCATATGCTGAAGCTGTAGCAAAGGCAAACGCTGAGGAAGCACTAATAGCTGCAGAAAGAGCTCGTGAAACAGAAGATGCTGCTAAGAAGCTCAAGGAAGAGGTAAAGAAGGCATCAACAAAGGAATTCCAAGCTGATAGCATTGCAAAAGAAGCTCAGGAAAAAGCAGCAGCTTCTCTGAATGACATTTTAAACAAGGCAAAAGATTTTAGTGGAGATTTCTCCTGGGACAATCTAAGCTCAAAGTTTGCAGCTGCAGTTCCTCAAAAGTCTGAAGAAGAACAACAGAAAACTCAGATAGCAACAGTGAGGGGTTCAGCGAGAGCTCGCAAATTGACACCTAAAAAAGCTGTGGTGAAGCAAACCacaccaaaaccaaaaccaaacaccaa accaacaccaacaccagAGGTCAGGAAGGTGCTTGGTGGTCTTTTCAAGCAAGAAACTATTTACATTGATGATGAATGA
- the LOC120273511 gene encoding serine/arginine repetitive matrix protein 1 isoform X1, translating to MSGGFFRGTSADQDTRFSDKQAKLLKSQKFASELDHLVDITKVKMDVMRPWIATRTTELLGFEDEVLINFIYGLLDQKLVDGKKIQIQLTGFMEKNTVKFMKELWGLLLSAQENASGVPQQFLDAKEKEMREKKAEADRITQEIQRRKDREVREREVEKKNKMDVEPDVAKHTKPTSDLVAEPLSPRGFSRQPKEVDEKDGRHDHTIRKHTSSPESNDHSLSPLRRARSPARSSSNSYSKSKSYSRNGHKSRSRSRSISYSPTRRYKSPKRRSISPDVLHKSTRGRPISPHHRSSPPKTRSPTRWRSPYTRRRSNSRSRRRSPSPIRRRSPYLRRRSPPSFYRRSPIQDRSSPPRRRSRTPRRSPRKRSPPITRRRSRSPLRRTSPLHKSPSTRQRSPTPSRRRSPQRRPPLSRRRSPTSRRSPQRRSPFARPRSPTPSRRRSPQRRSPLTRRRSATPARMISPRRMLSSPGRRRSNTPSRRRSPRRRSPVAHSPSRTPSPRRGSPYSRIKKSVSSASGKSSSPSRSPPSRSPKQKMLTVPSPRKVKVDPQTLIRQRYRSHSSDGGQSPAGRIGRGSNGDHIHHSTGVEQFRDYYVSERSHSLSESPVKQRREQMTNPKSKEISKDEDEISDCRENIPDETYSRNKTTKHDPAARMKKLGQSDAGHYDKKVGHVSPTSEEREYGPGTNLKETHSPDFNANKKIDSNNLLDTIDSRSEDSDDGHRKLEKQRHKKSHGRKRECDDDDDDSGRDERKEAKRKRKDEKRQRKEEKRQRREERRQKKLERRSAKLRVKSMINVTPPSGYEENQVSYTKRDSHSSDAEGTESEQKRLEIELRNKALESLKAKKATSH from the exons ATGTCGGGCGGGTTCTTCAGG GGGACTTCTGCCGATCAAGATACTCGGTTCTCAGATAAGCAAGCGAAGTTGCTCAAATCCCAGAAATTCGCATCGGAACTTGATCATTTG GTGGATATAACTAAGGTGAAGATGGACGTGATGAGGCCTTGGATCGCAACTAGGACGACCGAGTTACTTGGATTTGAGGACGAAGTGCTTATTAACTTCATATATGGTCTTCTTGATCAGAAG TTAGtggatgggaaaaagattcagATTCAGCTTACTGGATTTATGGAGAAAAATACAGTTAAGTTCATGAAAGAGCTTTGGGGTCTTCTACTCAGCGCTCAGGAGAATGCCAGTGGTGTTCCTCAACAGTTCTTGGATGCAAAGGagaaagaaatgagagaaaagaag GCGGAAGCAGATAGAATTACTCAGGAAATACAGAGAAGGAAAGATAGGGAAGTGAGGGAGAGAGAAgttgaaaagaagaataaaatg GACGTGGAGCCTGACGTAGCAAAGCATACCAAGCCTACTTCTGATCTGGTTGCAGAACCTTTGTCGCCAAGAGGTTTCAGTAGACAACCTAAAGAAGTCGATGAAAAAGATGGGAGACATGATCATACTATACGGAA GCACACTAGTTCTCCAGAATCAAATGATCATTCCTTGTCGCCTTTGAG AAGGGCTCGTTCCCCAGCAAGGTCTAGCAGTAATTCATATTCTAAATCCAAGAGCTACTCCAG GAATGGGCATAAATCAAGGAGTCGATCTCGAAGCATTTCATATTCACCCACCAGGCGGTATAAATCCCCAAAGCGCCGATCTATTTCTCCTGATGTGCTCCATAAGTCGACACGTGGTCGACCTATCTCTCCTCATCACAGGTCTTCTCCTCCTAAGACTCGGTCACCGACTAGATGGAGATCACCTTATACTAGGCGTAGATCAAACTCACGTTCACGGCGTCGTTCTCCCTCTCCAATCCGGCGGAGATCTCCATATTTACGCCGTAGATCCCCACCATCTTTCTATCGCAG GTCTCCCATCCAGGACCGATCTTCACCACCAAGACGCAGGTCCCGAACTCCACGGAGATCTCCTCGAAAGAGATCCCCACCAATAACACGGCGCAGATCTCGAAGTCCTTTAAGGAGGACATCACCTTTACACAAGTCACCATCTACAAGACAGAGGTCACCCACTCCTTCAAGGAGGAGATCACCTCAACGCAGACCTCCGCTATCAAGACGCAGGTCACCTACTTCAAGGAGATCACCTCAACGCAGGTCTCCTTTTGCAAGACCGAGATCACCCACTCCTTCAAGGAGGAGATCACCTCAACGTAGATCTCCATTAACAAGACGCAGATCAGCCACTCCTGCAAGGATGATATCACCTCGTCGCATGTTGTCATCACCTGGAAGACGCAGATCCAACACTCCATCAAGAAGAAGATCACCTCGGCGAAGGTCTCCTGTTGCCCACAGTCCTTCAAGGACCCCCTCTCCTAGGAGGGGATCACCATACTCCAGAATCAAGAAGTCTGTATCTTCAGCAAGTGGAAAGTCCTCATCTCCTTCAAGGTCACCTCCAAGCAGGTCCCCTAAGCAAAAGATGTTGACCGTGCCTTCACCTAGAAAGGTCAAAGTTGATCCTCAAACTCTTATACGTCAAAGATATAG GAGTCACAGCTCTGACGGAGGTCAAAGTCCAGCAGGTCGAATTGGTAGAGGCTCAAACGGTGATCACATCCACCATTCTACTGGTGTTGAACAGTTCAGGGATTACTATGTGTCTGAAAG GTCCCATAGCTTGTCTGAGAGTCCTGTTAAGCAAAGAAGAGAGCAGATGACTAACCCCAAAAGCAAAGAAATCAGTAAAGATGAGGATGAAATCAGTGATTGCAG gGAGAATATTCCTGATGAAACTTATTCCAGAAATAAGACAACCAAACATGATCCAGCTGCCAGAATGAAGAAACTAGGACAGAG TGATGCAGGTCATTATGACAAGAAGGTTGGACACGTTTCACCTACATCAGAAGAAAGGGAGTATGGTCCTGGAACGAATTTGAAAGAAACGCATTCACCTGACTTTAACgcaaataaaaagatagacTCAAACAATCTATTGGATACCATTGATTCCAGATCTGAAGATTCTGATGATGGGCACAGAAAATTGGAAAAGCAAAGGCATAAAAAATCCCATGGCCGCAAAAGAgaatgtgatgatgatgatgatgattctggaagagatgagaggaaagaggcaaagagaaagaggaaggATGAGAAAAGGCAACGCAAGGAAGAAAAACGCCAAAGGCGTGAAGAAAGGCGACAGAAGAAATTGGAACGCCGTTCAGCCAAACTGAGAGTGAAGTCCATGATTAATGTAACCCCTCCTTCAGGCTACGAGGAAAATCAAGTCAGTTACACGAAAAGGGACTCTCATTCAAGTGATGCCGAAGGAACTGAATCTGAGCAGAAAAGGCTTGAGATTGAGCTTCGAAATAAGGCTCTTGAATCTCTTAAAGCAAAGAAGGCTACTAGTCACTAG
- the LOC120273511 gene encoding serine/arginine repetitive matrix protein 1 isoform X2: MSGGFFRGTSADQDTRFSDKQAKLLKSQKFASELDHLVDITKVKMDVMRPWIATRTTELLGFEDEVLINFIYGLLDQKLVDGKKIQIQLTGFMEKNTVKFMKELWGLLLSAQENASGVPQQFLDAKEKEMREKKAEADRITQEIQRRKDREVREREVEKKNKMDVEPDVAKHTKPTSDLVAEPLSPRGFSRQPKEVDEKDGRHDHTIRKHTSSPESNDHSLSPLRARSPARSSSNSYSKSKSYSRNGHKSRSRSRSISYSPTRRYKSPKRRSISPDVLHKSTRGRPISPHHRSSPPKTRSPTRWRSPYTRRRSNSRSRRRSPSPIRRRSPYLRRRSPPSFYRRSPIQDRSSPPRRRSRTPRRSPRKRSPPITRRRSRSPLRRTSPLHKSPSTRQRSPTPSRRRSPQRRPPLSRRRSPTSRRSPQRRSPFARPRSPTPSRRRSPQRRSPLTRRRSATPARMISPRRMLSSPGRRRSNTPSRRRSPRRRSPVAHSPSRTPSPRRGSPYSRIKKSVSSASGKSSSPSRSPPSRSPKQKMLTVPSPRKVKVDPQTLIRQRYRSHSSDGGQSPAGRIGRGSNGDHIHHSTGVEQFRDYYVSERSHSLSESPVKQRREQMTNPKSKEISKDEDEISDCRENIPDETYSRNKTTKHDPAARMKKLGQSDAGHYDKKVGHVSPTSEEREYGPGTNLKETHSPDFNANKKIDSNNLLDTIDSRSEDSDDGHRKLEKQRHKKSHGRKRECDDDDDDSGRDERKEAKRKRKDEKRQRKEEKRQRREERRQKKLERRSAKLRVKSMINVTPPSGYEENQVSYTKRDSHSSDAEGTESEQKRLEIELRNKALESLKAKKATSH; the protein is encoded by the exons ATGTCGGGCGGGTTCTTCAGG GGGACTTCTGCCGATCAAGATACTCGGTTCTCAGATAAGCAAGCGAAGTTGCTCAAATCCCAGAAATTCGCATCGGAACTTGATCATTTG GTGGATATAACTAAGGTGAAGATGGACGTGATGAGGCCTTGGATCGCAACTAGGACGACCGAGTTACTTGGATTTGAGGACGAAGTGCTTATTAACTTCATATATGGTCTTCTTGATCAGAAG TTAGtggatgggaaaaagattcagATTCAGCTTACTGGATTTATGGAGAAAAATACAGTTAAGTTCATGAAAGAGCTTTGGGGTCTTCTACTCAGCGCTCAGGAGAATGCCAGTGGTGTTCCTCAACAGTTCTTGGATGCAAAGGagaaagaaatgagagaaaagaag GCGGAAGCAGATAGAATTACTCAGGAAATACAGAGAAGGAAAGATAGGGAAGTGAGGGAGAGAGAAgttgaaaagaagaataaaatg GACGTGGAGCCTGACGTAGCAAAGCATACCAAGCCTACTTCTGATCTGGTTGCAGAACCTTTGTCGCCAAGAGGTTTCAGTAGACAACCTAAAGAAGTCGATGAAAAAGATGGGAGACATGATCATACTATACGGAA GCACACTAGTTCTCCAGAATCAAATGATCATTCCTTGTCGCCTTTGAG GGCTCGTTCCCCAGCAAGGTCTAGCAGTAATTCATATTCTAAATCCAAGAGCTACTCCAG GAATGGGCATAAATCAAGGAGTCGATCTCGAAGCATTTCATATTCACCCACCAGGCGGTATAAATCCCCAAAGCGCCGATCTATTTCTCCTGATGTGCTCCATAAGTCGACACGTGGTCGACCTATCTCTCCTCATCACAGGTCTTCTCCTCCTAAGACTCGGTCACCGACTAGATGGAGATCACCTTATACTAGGCGTAGATCAAACTCACGTTCACGGCGTCGTTCTCCCTCTCCAATCCGGCGGAGATCTCCATATTTACGCCGTAGATCCCCACCATCTTTCTATCGCAG GTCTCCCATCCAGGACCGATCTTCACCACCAAGACGCAGGTCCCGAACTCCACGGAGATCTCCTCGAAAGAGATCCCCACCAATAACACGGCGCAGATCTCGAAGTCCTTTAAGGAGGACATCACCTTTACACAAGTCACCATCTACAAGACAGAGGTCACCCACTCCTTCAAGGAGGAGATCACCTCAACGCAGACCTCCGCTATCAAGACGCAGGTCACCTACTTCAAGGAGATCACCTCAACGCAGGTCTCCTTTTGCAAGACCGAGATCACCCACTCCTTCAAGGAGGAGATCACCTCAACGTAGATCTCCATTAACAAGACGCAGATCAGCCACTCCTGCAAGGATGATATCACCTCGTCGCATGTTGTCATCACCTGGAAGACGCAGATCCAACACTCCATCAAGAAGAAGATCACCTCGGCGAAGGTCTCCTGTTGCCCACAGTCCTTCAAGGACCCCCTCTCCTAGGAGGGGATCACCATACTCCAGAATCAAGAAGTCTGTATCTTCAGCAAGTGGAAAGTCCTCATCTCCTTCAAGGTCACCTCCAAGCAGGTCCCCTAAGCAAAAGATGTTGACCGTGCCTTCACCTAGAAAGGTCAAAGTTGATCCTCAAACTCTTATACGTCAAAGATATAG GAGTCACAGCTCTGACGGAGGTCAAAGTCCAGCAGGTCGAATTGGTAGAGGCTCAAACGGTGATCACATCCACCATTCTACTGGTGTTGAACAGTTCAGGGATTACTATGTGTCTGAAAG GTCCCATAGCTTGTCTGAGAGTCCTGTTAAGCAAAGAAGAGAGCAGATGACTAACCCCAAAAGCAAAGAAATCAGTAAAGATGAGGATGAAATCAGTGATTGCAG gGAGAATATTCCTGATGAAACTTATTCCAGAAATAAGACAACCAAACATGATCCAGCTGCCAGAATGAAGAAACTAGGACAGAG TGATGCAGGTCATTATGACAAGAAGGTTGGACACGTTTCACCTACATCAGAAGAAAGGGAGTATGGTCCTGGAACGAATTTGAAAGAAACGCATTCACCTGACTTTAACgcaaataaaaagatagacTCAAACAATCTATTGGATACCATTGATTCCAGATCTGAAGATTCTGATGATGGGCACAGAAAATTGGAAAAGCAAAGGCATAAAAAATCCCATGGCCGCAAAAGAgaatgtgatgatgatgatgatgattctggaagagatgagaggaaagaggcaaagagaaagaggaaggATGAGAAAAGGCAACGCAAGGAAGAAAAACGCCAAAGGCGTGAAGAAAGGCGACAGAAGAAATTGGAACGCCGTTCAGCCAAACTGAGAGTGAAGTCCATGATTAATGTAACCCCTCCTTCAGGCTACGAGGAAAATCAAGTCAGTTACACGAAAAGGGACTCTCATTCAAGTGATGCCGAAGGAACTGAATCTGAGCAGAAAAGGCTTGAGATTGAGCTTCGAAATAAGGCTCTTGAATCTCTTAAAGCAAAGAAGGCTACTAGTCACTAG
- the LOC120273328 gene encoding L-type lectin-domain containing receptor kinase S.4-like, producing MVRDLWRNGRWRFPNYQRYDLKPNRLLTRDGLYSWMAIDFEMCVLCNDAKEELNNTSTNTNISLNGVAEIQPNGILRLTNETTRLIGHAFYPTPLLFKNSSDGTVFSFSTSFAFSIVPEYPKLGGHGLAFVISASSTLPGALPSQYLGLLNANDNGNITNHIFAVEFDTVQDFEFGDINDNHVGVDINSMTSNASQPAAYFAGDSTKLDLNLKSGDKILAWVDYDSVSKVLNVTISPSSTKPHIPIISFPIDLSPILHDHMFVGFSASTGLLASSHYLFGWSFKMNGVARSLDLSSLPSLPKPPKKYTAFVIAISVSSAVFVIAAVSAAAYLYYKIKTADVIESWELECGPHRFSYKELKHATKGFRDRELLGFGGFGKVYKGTLPGTKTQVAVKRVSHESRQGIREFVAEIASIGRLRHRNLVQLQGWCRRRSDLILVYDYMPNCSLDKYLFSSDLDSQNPPKPLLSWRQRFHILKGVASALLYLHEEWEHVVIHRDVKASNVLLDADLNGRLGDFGLAKLYEHGANPSTTRVVGTLGYLAPELTRTGKATTSTDVFAFGALVLEVVCGRRPIEPKALSEELVLVDWVWGLWAAARWTEVVDKRLKGEYDRLEVEVALKVGLMCSHPAASVRPRMREVVRYLDGVEMPEVTRLPEEYEGKDLQVGFDDYVDSFSASSSFEKASECSVAGGAEDAVVGPFDCSHLSFV from the exons ATGGTTAGAGATTTATGGAGGAATGGCAGGTGGAGGTTCCCTAATTATcagagatatgatttgaagccA AACAGATTGCTTACAAGAGACGGATTGTATAGTTGGATGGCTATTGATTTTGAGATGTGCGTGCTATGTAATGATGCTAAGGAAGAG CTCAACAACACCAGCACCAACACCAACATCAGCCTCAACGGCGTCGCCGAGATCCAACCCAACGGTATCCTCCGTCTCACCAACGAGACCACCAGACTCATCGGCCATGCCTTCTATCCAACCCCTCTTCTTTTCAAGAACTCCAGTGATGGCActgtcttctccttctccacttCCTTCGCCTTCTCCATCGTCCCTGAGTACCCCAAACTTGGCGGCCATGGGCTCGCCTTCGTCATCTCCGCCTCCTCCACCCTCCCCGGCGCTCTTCCCAGTCAGTACCTCGGCCTTCTCAACGCCAACGACAACGGCAACATCACCAACCACATCTTCGCCGTCGAGTTCGACACCGTCCAAGACTTCGAGTTCGGTGACATCAACGACAACCACGTCGGTGTCGATATCAACAGCATGACCTCCAACGCTTCCCAGCCCGCCGCTTACTTCGCCGGAGATTCCACCAAACTCGATCTCAATCTTAAGAGCGGCGACAAGATCCTAGCTTGGGTTGACTATGACTCTGTTTCCAAGGTTCTCAACGTGACCATCTCTCCTTCCTCTACAAAACCCCACATTCCGATCATCTCCTTTCCTATCGATCTATCTCCGATACTCCACGACCACATGTTCGTCGGCTTCTCCGCTTCAACTGGGCTTCTCGCCAGTTCCCACTACCTCTTCGGTTGGAGCTTCAAGATGAACGGCGTCGCTAGATCTCTAGACCTCTCTTCACTGCCTTCCTTGCCAAAACCACCAAAAAAATACACCGCCTTTGTCATCGCCATCTCCGTCTCCTCAGCTGTTTTCGTAATCGCCGCCGTTTCCGCCGCCGCGTACCTCTACTACAAGATAAAGACCGCCGACGTGATCGAGTCCTGGGAGCTGGAGTGCGGCCCTCATCGTTTCTCCTACAAAGAGCTCAAGCACGCCACCAAAGGATTCCGAGACCGTGAGCTCCTCGGCTTCGGCGGGTTCGGCAAAGTCTACAAAGGAACTCTCCCAGGAACAAAAACCCAAGTCGCGGTGAAGCGAGTCTCTCATGAGTCCAGACAGGGGATACGTGAGTTCGTTGCGGAAATCGCGAGCATCGGCCGGCTCCGGCACCGGAATCTTGTCCAGCTCCAAGGGTGGTGCAGGCGCCGCTCCGATCTCATCCTCGTCTACGACTACATGCCGAATTGCAGCCTTGATAAGTACCTCTTCTCCTCCGATCTCGACTCCCAGAACCCACCAAAACCCCTGCTTTCATGGCGTCAGAGGTTTCACATTCTCAAAGGCGTCGCATCGGCTCTCTTATACCTCCATGAAGAGTGGGAGCACGTCGTCATCCACCGCGACGTGAAGGCAAGCAATGTGCTTCTCGACGCGGACTTGAACGGAAGGCTCGGAGACTTTGGGTTGGCGAAGCTCTACGAGCACGGGGCCAACCCGAGCACCACTCGGGTGGTGGGCACGTTGGGGTATCTCGCACCGGAGTTGACGCGAACGGGCAAAGCAACGACGAGCACCGACGTGTTCGCATTCGGAGCGTTGGTGCTGGAGGTGGTGTGCGGACGGAGGCCTATCGAGCCGAAGGCGTTGTCGGAGGAGTTAGTGCTTGTGGACTGGGTTTGGGGTCTCTGGGCGGCGGCGAGATGGACGGAGGTGGTGGATAAGAGGTTGAAAGGGGAGTATGATAGGTTGGAGGTGGAGGTGGCGTTGAAGGTGGGGCTTATGTGTTCGCATCCGGCGGCGTCGGTGAGGCCGAGGATGAGGGAAGTGGTGAGGTACTTGGACGGCGTCGAGATGCCGGAGGTGACGAGGTTGCCGGAGGAGTACGAAGGGAAGGACCTACAGGTTGGGTTTGATGATTACGTGGACTCTTTCTCGGCCTCGTCGTCGTTCGAGAAGGCGTCGGAATGCTCGGTCGCCGGCGGGGCTGAGGATGCGGTGGTGGGGCCCTTTGATTGTTCACATTTGTCGTTTGTGTGA
- the LOC120273969 gene encoding uncharacterized protein LOC120273969, protein MVMGVPMAWLSELKALVSSSTGYDDHHVLHQETIGILAFEAAATMARLVSLYKALSEAEILRLRSDTMRSQGVAYLNSTNQPFLLRLACAELMTELDRTAFVISRFDKKHHGLTQVKRFIRVYSDLKAGNCSDLEQSWFSKKRAEKKVRKMEKYITATSKLCTEMEVLEVSRQKLNKQCNRYSGPMPVSKVVSNATNDLLADIKAQDQKIHKLKEESLWSKTFNKVIGIMAPLAFFIFARICSVFGPFVPGLPAVVTLDGKNSSISFAPVSKLRFPSRLSSSGPMEKQAVINSKEVPIRNSCPIFGSKDQTEPHGNWKKLLEAPSKTVGGSSMALRYADVIVSAEKLLLMKSNSNESKGESIVRDEIYEMLPLRLREAVRRKLRECWRDPGPLDGSLADGWKEAVERIMRWLSPVAHDTLRWQAERNMDRRHCFDPKPKALLLQTLHFSDMDKTEAAIVEVLVGLSCVCWYEERCHESLRL, encoded by the coding sequence ATGGTAATGGGAGTTCCAATGGCATGGCTTTCAGAGCTCAAAGCTCTGGTTAGCAGCAGCACTGGCTATGATGATCACCATGTCTTGCACCAAGAAACCATTGGTATCCTTGCCTTTGAAGCAGCTGCAACCATGGCTCGTCTTGTCTCGCTCTACAAAGCTCTATCTGAGGCTGAGATCCTTCGGCTCCGCTCTGACACCATGCGGTCACAAGGCGTCGCTTATCTCAACTCCACCAACCAGCCCTTTCTTCTCCGGCTTGCTTGCGCAGAGCTCATGACTGAGCTCGACCGTACTGCTTTTGTGATCTCTCGTTTTGATAAGAAACATCATGGGTTGACTCAGGTTAAGAGATTTATCCGTGTTTATTCTGATCTCAAGGCCGGGAATTGTTCTGATTTGGAACAGTCATGGTTCTCAAAGAAGAGAGCTGAGAAGAAGGTGAGAAAGATGGAGAAGTATATCACTGCAACATCAAAGCTGTGCACAGAGATGGAGGTTTTGGAGGTTTCAAGACAGAAGCTCAACAAACAGTGCAACAGATACAGTGGTCCAATGCCAGTTTCAAAGGTAGTTAGTAATGCTACCAATGATTTACTTGCAGATATAAAGGCTCAGGATCAAAAGATTCACAAGTTGAAGGAGGAGTCTCTGTGGAGCAAAACATTTAATAAGGTGATTGGAATCATGGCTCCTTTGGCTTTCTTTATCTTTGCACGTATCTGTTCTGTTTTTGGTCCGTTTGTTCCTGGTCTGCCAGCAGTGGTTACACTTGATGGAAAGAACTCATCCATAAGCTTTGCCCCTGTCTCCAAACTTAGATTTCCCTCACGTTTATCCTCATCCGGACCAATGGAGAAACAAGCAGTGATCAACTCAAAGGAAGTGCCAATCAGAAACTCATGCCCAATATTTGGTTCAAAGGATCAAACAGAACCTCATGGGAACTGGAAAAAGCTCTTGGAAGCACCTTCAAAGACTGTTGGAGGATCATCCATGGCCTTAAGATATGCAGATGTTATTGTTTCAGCAGAGAAGCTACTGTTAATGAAGTCAAACAGCAATGAAAGCAAGGGAGAGAGTATTGTGAGAGATGAAATATATGAGATGTTGCCATTAAGGTTACGTGAAGCTGTGAGAAGGAAGTTGAGGGAGTGTTGGAGAGATCCAGGACCGTTGGATGGAAGTCTTGCGGATGGATGGAAAGAGGCAGTGGAGAGGATAATGAGATGGTTGAGTCCTGTGGCGCATGACACGTTAAGGTGGCAGGCAGAGAGGAACATGGATCGCCGGcattgttttgatccaaaaccaAAGGCTTTGCTGCTGCAAACCTTGCATTTCTCGGACATGGACAAGACTGAGGCTGCCATTGTTGAGGTTCTTGTGGGTTTGAGTTGTGTTTGTTGGTATGAAGAGAGATGTCATGAATCATTGAGATTGTAG